Proteins from one Scylla paramamosain isolate STU-SP2022 chromosome 3, ASM3559412v1, whole genome shotgun sequence genomic window:
- the LOC135089544 gene encoding uncharacterized protein LOC135089544 isoform X2 produces the protein MLLLFLLVKPAYTRNDDTQGHLRYPWVTFPPPLNYPALSQTSQRPPLSYPAPPLRPTPLPPGYTRPQDNPTFTSRPNRPLPPLRPTPPTQRFPRPPSNPSLPRNRIAPNNPVTYPSSFNYPPSRSFPLPPSYSSFSDHSSSSGHPSLLVYPSSYGYPSGLGYVAPRYYSYSNTSQSSHHTPYLYPWQFYYPHYPFYPHFPLTVPTPTPSPSTTTTPSPGPLIWPTGRSRKSTPPSVWPTGRPATTRPPSVAVWPTEKVSKTPHPTTRTPLEQVWPTEPSVDSLKPTDDPAAIIPKWPTPPSARAPPISPRWPTVKLPPNTMIISWPTEKTEKASPTAPSWPTKSPKQTQGKNFITTTAWPTRSSKLTIVTPTWPTRMPAGKDGTFHVWPTRKPRGIPPPSKRLSNTIKPRLAPAPPERHSKKPLQPTKDETTTSAATLQRTPRPPNTTPATPLRPKRSATTNTGEATGGPSFPRGPPISTSYSQCSTPCLTKKGRRTGRCPSRSGPCLEQLPDDLRRPGPPPSKLCLMDGQCRASHKCCPDPCTGSYTCTAVYVPYL, from the exons atgctgctgctgtttctgctggtAAAGCCGGCCTACACACGAAATGACGACACCCAAGGTCATCTCCGTTACCCGTGGGTCACCTTTCCTCCGCCCCTAAACTATCCAGCACTCTCTCAGACTTCTCAGCGACCTCCTCTCTCCTACCCCGCTCCTCCGCTCCGTCCCACACCTCTGCCTCCAGGATACACACGCCCCCAGGATAACCCCACCTTCACCTCACGCCCAAACCGGCCCTTACCACCACTCCGTCCTACACCTCCAACTCAACGCTTCCCTCGTCCCCCAAGCAACCCCTCATTACCCCGTAACCGTATAGCTCCCAATAACCCTGTCActtatccctcttccttcaatTACCCCCCGTCCCGCAGCTTCCCCTTACCCCCCTCGTATTCTTCTTTCTCAGATCATTCTTCATCCTCAGGGCATCCCTCACTCCTGGTTTATCCTTCTTCATATGGCTATCCCTCTGGCCTCGGCTACGTGGCGCCACGCTATTATTCATATTCAAATACTTCACAGTCCTCTCATCACACACCATATCTTTACCCATGGCAGTTCTATTACCCTCACTATCCCTTCtatcctcacttccctctcacaGTCCCAACACCCACACCTAGCccgtctaccaccaccactcccagtCCGGGGCCCTTGATATGGCCAACTGGCAGATCTCGAAAGAGCACTCCTCCCTCCGTGTGGCCCACCGGTCGACCCGCCACTACCAGACCACCTTCAGTAGCAGTATGGCCCACCGAAAAGGTTTCCAAGACCCCTCACCCGACCACCAGAACACCATTAGAGCAGGTGTGGCCGACGGAACCCTCAGTGGATTCCTTGAAACCAACTGATGATCCTGCAGCCATCATTCCTAAATGGCCCACACCTCCCTCAGCTAGGGCGCCTCCCATCTCCCCGAGGTGGCCGACAGTGAAGCTACCACCTAACACAATGATCATATCATGGCCGactgaaaagacagagaaagcgTCCCCAACTGCTCCATCATGGCCGACGAAGTCACCAAAGCAAACTCAAGGTAAAAACTTCATTACAACCACAGCGTGGCCAACCAGATCGAGCAAACTGACCATTGTTACTCCAACGTGGCCAACAAGAATGCCAGCAGGCAAAGACGGCACATTCCATGTCTGGCCAACACGGAAGCCACGAGGTATTCCACCTCCGTCAAAGCGGCTAAGCAATACCATCAAACCACGACTTGCACCTGCACCTCCAGAAAGGCATTCCAAGAAACCCCTGCAACCGACAAAGGACGAAACGACGACCTCTGCTGCAACCTTGCAACGAACGCCAAGGCCACCCAACACCACCCCCGCCACGCCACTGCGGCCCAAGAGAAGTGCTACGACGAATACCGGAGAAGCGACAGGCGGGCCGTCCTTTCCCCGCGGACCACCAATTTCAACATCTTATTCACA GTGCAGCACGCCATGTCTGACCAAGAAGGGACGTCGTACAG gcaGATGTCCCTCCCGGTCTGGCCCCTGCCTAGAACAGCTTCCCGATGATCTCCGCCGCCCGGGTCCTCCACCCTCGAAG CTGTGTCTGATGGACGGCCAGTGCCGCGCCTCCCACAAGTGCTGCCCGGACCCCTGCACCGGCAGCTACACATGCACCGCCGTCTATGTCCCTTATCTGTAA
- the LOC135089556 gene encoding histone-lysine N-methyltransferase SETMAR-like: MCQENQEEFFDRLITHDETWIHHYYPETKAQSKQWKHYDSPPPKKARVQPSVGKVMLTVFWDQRRVVMDFLAKGTTITGTYYASLLQKLWEAIKTKRRQKGSASCKTTSWFTMCMLARQKHGPAAMKFFLTPLTLLTLHHLTSTFFQS, encoded by the coding sequence ATGTGCCAAGAAAACCAGGAGGAGTTCTTCGACAGACTAATCACGCACGATGAAACCTGGATCCATCACTATTATCCAGAGACCAAAGCCCAGTCAAAGCAGTGGAAGCATTATGACTCACCACCTCCAAAGAAGGCACGTGTCCAACCCTCGGTGGGCAAGGTCATGCTCACAGTCTTTTGGGACCAGCGCAGAGTAGTGATGGATTTCCTGGCAAAGGGTACCACAATTACTGGGACGTACTATGCTTCACTGTTGCAGAAATTGTGGGAAGCCATCAAAACCAAGAGACGACAAAAGGGGTCCGCCTCCTGCAAGACAACATCCTGGTTTACAATGTGCATGTTGGCCAGACAAAAGCACGGTCCTGCGGCTATGAAATTCTTCCTCACGCCCCTTACTCTCCTGACCTTGCACCATCTGACTTCCACCTTTTTCCAATCATGA
- the LOC135089544 gene encoding uncharacterized protein LOC135089544 isoform X3, producing the protein MLLVGRPSALWTAVILMLLLFLLVKPAYTRNDDTQGHLRYPWVTFPPPLNYPALSQTSQRPPLSYPAPPLRPTPLPPGYTRPQDNPTFTSRPNRPLPPLRPTPPTQRFPRPPSNPSLPRNRIAPNNPVTYPSSFNYPPSRSFPLPPSYSSFSDHSSSSGHPSLLVYPSSYGYPSGLGYVAPRYYSYSNTSQSSHHTPYLYPWQFYYPHYPFYPHFPLTVPTPTPSPSTTTTPSPGPLIWPTGRSRKSTPPSVWPTGRPATTRPPSVAVWPTEKVSKTPHPTTRTPLEQVWPTEPSVDSLKPTDDPAAIIPKWPTPPSARAPPISPRWPTVKLPPNTMIISWPTEKTEKASPTAPSWPTKSPKQTQGKNFITTTAWPTRSSKLTIVTPTWPTRMPAGKDGTFHVWPTRKPRGIPPPSKRLSNTIKPRLAPAPPERHSKKPLQPTKDETTTSAATLQRTPRPPNTTPATPLRPKRSATTNTGEATGGPSFPRGPPISTSYSQCSTPCLTKKGRRTDVPPGLAPA; encoded by the exons ATGCTGCTTGTGGGC AGGCCTAGCGCACTGTGGACGGCGGTAAtcttgatgctgctgctgtttctgctggtAAAGCCGGCCTACACACGAAATGACGACACCCAAGGTCATCTCCGTTACCCGTGGGTCACCTTTCCTCCGCCCCTAAACTATCCAGCACTCTCTCAGACTTCTCAGCGACCTCCTCTCTCCTACCCCGCTCCTCCGCTCCGTCCCACACCTCTGCCTCCAGGATACACACGCCCCCAGGATAACCCCACCTTCACCTCACGCCCAAACCGGCCCTTACCACCACTCCGTCCTACACCTCCAACTCAACGCTTCCCTCGTCCCCCAAGCAACCCCTCATTACCCCGTAACCGTATAGCTCCCAATAACCCTGTCActtatccctcttccttcaatTACCCCCCGTCCCGCAGCTTCCCCTTACCCCCCTCGTATTCTTCTTTCTCAGATCATTCTTCATCCTCAGGGCATCCCTCACTCCTGGTTTATCCTTCTTCATATGGCTATCCCTCTGGCCTCGGCTACGTGGCGCCACGCTATTATTCATATTCAAATACTTCACAGTCCTCTCATCACACACCATATCTTTACCCATGGCAGTTCTATTACCCTCACTATCCCTTCtatcctcacttccctctcacaGTCCCAACACCCACACCTAGCccgtctaccaccaccactcccagtCCGGGGCCCTTGATATGGCCAACTGGCAGATCTCGAAAGAGCACTCCTCCCTCCGTGTGGCCCACCGGTCGACCCGCCACTACCAGACCACCTTCAGTAGCAGTATGGCCCACCGAAAAGGTTTCCAAGACCCCTCACCCGACCACCAGAACACCATTAGAGCAGGTGTGGCCGACGGAACCCTCAGTGGATTCCTTGAAACCAACTGATGATCCTGCAGCCATCATTCCTAAATGGCCCACACCTCCCTCAGCTAGGGCGCCTCCCATCTCCCCGAGGTGGCCGACAGTGAAGCTACCACCTAACACAATGATCATATCATGGCCGactgaaaagacagagaaagcgTCCCCAACTGCTCCATCATGGCCGACGAAGTCACCAAAGCAAACTCAAGGTAAAAACTTCATTACAACCACAGCGTGGCCAACCAGATCGAGCAAACTGACCATTGTTACTCCAACGTGGCCAACAAGAATGCCAGCAGGCAAAGACGGCACATTCCATGTCTGGCCAACACGGAAGCCACGAGGTATTCCACCTCCGTCAAAGCGGCTAAGCAATACCATCAAACCACGACTTGCACCTGCACCTCCAGAAAGGCATTCCAAGAAACCCCTGCAACCGACAAAGGACGAAACGACGACCTCTGCTGCAACCTTGCAACGAACGCCAAGGCCACCCAACACCACCCCCGCCACGCCACTGCGGCCCAAGAGAAGTGCTACGACGAATACCGGAGAAGCGACAGGCGGGCCGTCCTTTCCCCGCGGACCACCAATTTCAACATCTTATTCACA GTGCAGCACGCCATGTCTGACCAAGAAGGGACGTCGTACAG ATGTCCCTCCCGGTCTGGCCCCTGCCTAG
- the LOC135089544 gene encoding uncharacterized protein LOC135089544 isoform X1: MLLVGRPSALWTAVILMLLLFLLVKPAYTRNDDTQGHLRYPWVTFPPPLNYPALSQTSQRPPLSYPAPPLRPTPLPPGYTRPQDNPTFTSRPNRPLPPLRPTPPTQRFPRPPSNPSLPRNRIAPNNPVTYPSSFNYPPSRSFPLPPSYSSFSDHSSSSGHPSLLVYPSSYGYPSGLGYVAPRYYSYSNTSQSSHHTPYLYPWQFYYPHYPFYPHFPLTVPTPTPSPSTTTTPSPGPLIWPTGRSRKSTPPSVWPTGRPATTRPPSVAVWPTEKVSKTPHPTTRTPLEQVWPTEPSVDSLKPTDDPAAIIPKWPTPPSARAPPISPRWPTVKLPPNTMIISWPTEKTEKASPTAPSWPTKSPKQTQGKNFITTTAWPTRSSKLTIVTPTWPTRMPAGKDGTFHVWPTRKPRGIPPPSKRLSNTIKPRLAPAPPERHSKKPLQPTKDETTTSAATLQRTPRPPNTTPATPLRPKRSATTNTGEATGGPSFPRGPPISTSYSQCSTPCLTKKGRRTGRCPSRSGPCLEQLPDDLRRPGPPPSKLCLMDGQCRASHKCCPDPCTGSYTCTAVYVPYL; encoded by the exons ATGCTGCTTGTGGGC AGGCCTAGCGCACTGTGGACGGCGGTAAtcttgatgctgctgctgtttctgctggtAAAGCCGGCCTACACACGAAATGACGACACCCAAGGTCATCTCCGTTACCCGTGGGTCACCTTTCCTCCGCCCCTAAACTATCCAGCACTCTCTCAGACTTCTCAGCGACCTCCTCTCTCCTACCCCGCTCCTCCGCTCCGTCCCACACCTCTGCCTCCAGGATACACACGCCCCCAGGATAACCCCACCTTCACCTCACGCCCAAACCGGCCCTTACCACCACTCCGTCCTACACCTCCAACTCAACGCTTCCCTCGTCCCCCAAGCAACCCCTCATTACCCCGTAACCGTATAGCTCCCAATAACCCTGTCActtatccctcttccttcaatTACCCCCCGTCCCGCAGCTTCCCCTTACCCCCCTCGTATTCTTCTTTCTCAGATCATTCTTCATCCTCAGGGCATCCCTCACTCCTGGTTTATCCTTCTTCATATGGCTATCCCTCTGGCCTCGGCTACGTGGCGCCACGCTATTATTCATATTCAAATACTTCACAGTCCTCTCATCACACACCATATCTTTACCCATGGCAGTTCTATTACCCTCACTATCCCTTCtatcctcacttccctctcacaGTCCCAACACCCACACCTAGCccgtctaccaccaccactcccagtCCGGGGCCCTTGATATGGCCAACTGGCAGATCTCGAAAGAGCACTCCTCCCTCCGTGTGGCCCACCGGTCGACCCGCCACTACCAGACCACCTTCAGTAGCAGTATGGCCCACCGAAAAGGTTTCCAAGACCCCTCACCCGACCACCAGAACACCATTAGAGCAGGTGTGGCCGACGGAACCCTCAGTGGATTCCTTGAAACCAACTGATGATCCTGCAGCCATCATTCCTAAATGGCCCACACCTCCCTCAGCTAGGGCGCCTCCCATCTCCCCGAGGTGGCCGACAGTGAAGCTACCACCTAACACAATGATCATATCATGGCCGactgaaaagacagagaaagcgTCCCCAACTGCTCCATCATGGCCGACGAAGTCACCAAAGCAAACTCAAGGTAAAAACTTCATTACAACCACAGCGTGGCCAACCAGATCGAGCAAACTGACCATTGTTACTCCAACGTGGCCAACAAGAATGCCAGCAGGCAAAGACGGCACATTCCATGTCTGGCCAACACGGAAGCCACGAGGTATTCCACCTCCGTCAAAGCGGCTAAGCAATACCATCAAACCACGACTTGCACCTGCACCTCCAGAAAGGCATTCCAAGAAACCCCTGCAACCGACAAAGGACGAAACGACGACCTCTGCTGCAACCTTGCAACGAACGCCAAGGCCACCCAACACCACCCCCGCCACGCCACTGCGGCCCAAGAGAAGTGCTACGACGAATACCGGAGAAGCGACAGGCGGGCCGTCCTTTCCCCGCGGACCACCAATTTCAACATCTTATTCACA GTGCAGCACGCCATGTCTGACCAAGAAGGGACGTCGTACAG gcaGATGTCCCTCCCGGTCTGGCCCCTGCCTAGAACAGCTTCCCGATGATCTCCGCCGCCCGGGTCCTCCACCCTCGAAG CTGTGTCTGATGGACGGCCAGTGCCGCGCCTCCCACAAGTGCTGCCCGGACCCCTGCACCGGCAGCTACACATGCACCGCCGTCTATGTCCCTTATCTGTAA